A single Flavobacteriales bacterium DNA region contains:
- a CDS encoding S8 family serine peptidase: MEKQKGSTAIGNWLNMCSLNPKSFIVFLSVFCISQSLWAKTEYYFLVQFHDKQLNYKGQEGYKSQLTEKAIERRARYNIKYDSADLPVTEAYLANIKKQSIQVKYVSRWLNGAVITTQNMDTAWRLKIKFFVKDVVYLGKYDTKAGNSGSQSLGQVEEQNDGGEKNDYGKGLNQLEMINGLTLHNQGYKGQGMTVAVFDAGFKKVNELSLFEHLYASKRVKYTYDLIDFEQNVYDDDDHGLHVLGCLAAQKSGTMIGSAPQANYVLIRTESATFENLIEEINWVRAAEIADSLGVDVISSSLGYNHFDEKRLNHSHDELDGKTTFISIGAKMAALKGMLVVNSAGNDGNKSWGRLDFPADVEEILVVGAVDSKKVVPAFSSPGPTADFRIKPDVCALGQSATITTTFGVGTGNGTSYSCPIIAGMMTCLWQANNSLTPAELISLIRLTGHISLNPQNDLGYGVPDYDLALAMAGKHSKFDYAKVQLINYDTAFVYGNKEVAFYTPNNEMMYCDVIVQKKILFFKYQKTVSTAEAEPSFRHFGKIQIYTPALKEGIVPIYHFYYFMNGNDRVEL, translated from the coding sequence TTGGAAAAACAAAAGGGTTCGACAGCCATTGGAAACTGGTTGAATATGTGCAGCCTTAACCCAAAATCATTCATCGTATTTCTTTCGGTTTTTTGCATTTCGCAATCACTGTGGGCAAAAACAGAATATTACTTTTTGGTTCAGTTTCACGACAAACAATTGAACTACAAAGGGCAGGAGGGGTATAAAAGCCAGCTTACCGAAAAGGCTATTGAACGAAGAGCCAGATACAACATCAAATACGATTCTGCAGATTTACCTGTTACGGAAGCCTATTTGGCCAACATAAAAAAGCAATCAATACAGGTGAAGTATGTAAGCCGTTGGCTAAACGGAGCGGTCATTACTACACAGAACATGGACACGGCATGGAGATTAAAAATCAAATTTTTTGTAAAAGATGTGGTTTATCTCGGCAAATACGATACAAAAGCTGGAAACAGCGGAAGCCAGAGCCTCGGGCAAGTGGAGGAACAAAACGATGGGGGAGAGAAAAATGATTATGGCAAAGGCCTGAACCAATTAGAAATGATAAACGGTTTGACATTGCACAATCAAGGGTATAAAGGTCAGGGAATGACGGTGGCGGTGTTTGATGCAGGCTTTAAAAAAGTGAATGAACTGAGTCTGTTTGAACATTTGTATGCCAGCAAACGAGTTAAATATACCTACGATTTGATTGATTTTGAGCAAAATGTGTATGACGATGATGACCACGGTTTGCATGTTTTAGGTTGTTTGGCAGCCCAAAAAAGTGGAACAATGATAGGTTCTGCTCCACAGGCCAATTATGTGTTGATCCGTACGGAGTCGGCAACTTTTGAAAATTTGATTGAAGAGATTAATTGGGTAAGAGCCGCCGAAATAGCCGATAGCCTGGGTGTTGATGTAATCAGTTCTTCACTGGGCTACAATCATTTCGACGAAAAAAGACTCAACCACAGCCACGATGAATTGGATGGAAAAACCACTTTTATAAGCATTGGTGCAAAAATGGCAGCACTAAAAGGTATGTTGGTTGTAAATTCTGCCGGAAACGATGGCAATAAATCATGGGGAAGGCTTGATTTTCCTGCTGATGTGGAAGAAATTTTGGTGGTAGGAGCGGTGGACAGCAAAAAAGTGGTTCCGGCGTTTAGTTCGCCTGGGCCAACTGCCGATTTTCGTATAAAGCCTGATGTATGTGCATTGGGTCAAAGTGCCACCATTACCACTACTTTTGGCGTAGGAACTGGCAACGGAACCTCCTATTCATGCCCAATTATTGCCGGAATGATGACCTGCTTGTGGCAGGCAAATAACAGTCTAACACCTGCCGAATTAATTAGTTTGATTCGACTTACCGGACATATTTCTTTAAATCCGCAAAACGACTTGGGCTATGGTGTGCCTGACTACGATTTGGCTTTGGCTATGGCCGGTAAACACTCCAAATTTGATTATGCAAAAGTGCAATTAATCAACTACGACACGGCCTTTGTTTATGGCAATAAAGAAGTTGCATTTTATACACCCAACAACGAAATGATGTATTGCGATGTGATTGTACAGAAAAAAATCTTGTTTTTTAAATACCAAAAAACAGTTTCCACAGCCGAGGCAGAACCTTCATTTAGACATTTTGGCAAAATCCAGATTTATACCCCTGCGTTAAAAGAAGGGATTGTACCCATCTATCATTTTTATTATTTCATGAATGGAAACGATAGGGTGGAGCTATAA
- the hutU gene encoding urocanate hydratase, with translation MTSAKRIIKAPTGTQLHCKGWVQEAVYRMIQNNLDPDVAERPEDLIVYGGRGKAARNWESFDKILEILQQLDDDQTLMVQSGKPVGVLRSHKNAPRVLIANSNLVGHWANWDHFNELEKKGLIMYGQMTAGSWIYIGSQGIVQGTYETYLSLARKHYNGSLKGTLNVTAGLGGMGGAQPLAITMNEGVCLAAEMEEWRVQKRLETRYLDKMTSNIDEAIDWALTAKQNNEAISIGVVCNAIDLLNRLVQRNITPDTLTDQTSAHDELVGYFPENLSVEEANKLRENDPEKYRKLSLQGMCTHVKLMLELQKRGAITFDYGNNIRGQALANGVQNAFDFPGFVPAYIRPLFCEGSGPFRFVALSGDENDIFKLDQKLKELFPNNQGLIRWLDMAKEKIAFQGLPARICWLKMGEREKAALAFNDMVKNGEISAPIVIGRDHLDTGSVASPNRETEAMKDGTDAVADWPILNALINTAGGASWVSFHHGGGVGMGYSLHAGMVIVADGTQDAHDRLRRVLHNDPAMGVIRHADAGYEIADETAQKFGLKI, from the coding sequence ATGACTTCAGCAAAAAGAATTATTAAAGCCCCAACCGGAACACAATTGCACTGCAAAGGCTGGGTGCAAGAGGCGGTTTATAGAATGATACAAAACAACCTCGACCCTGATGTGGCCGAGCGTCCAGAAGATTTGATTGTATATGGTGGTCGTGGAAAAGCTGCTCGAAACTGGGAAAGTTTTGATAAAATTTTAGAAATTCTTCAGCAATTGGATGATGACCAAACCTTGATGGTGCAGTCTGGAAAACCTGTGGGTGTGTTGCGTTCGCACAAAAATGCTCCGAGAGTGTTAATTGCCAACTCTAATTTGGTTGGTCATTGGGCAAACTGGGATCATTTCAACGAATTAGAGAAAAAAGGATTGATTATGTATGGCCAAATGACTGCCGGTAGCTGGATATATATTGGCTCCCAGGGCATTGTGCAGGGCACCTACGAAACCTATCTCTCCTTGGCCAGAAAACATTACAACGGAAGTTTAAAAGGAACACTAAACGTGACCGCCGGTTTGGGTGGAATGGGTGGAGCTCAACCACTGGCAATAACTATGAACGAGGGCGTTTGCCTTGCCGCCGAAATGGAAGAATGGCGAGTGCAAAAAAGGCTCGAAACCCGATATTTGGATAAAATGACTTCCAATATTGATGAAGCCATAGATTGGGCATTGACCGCCAAACAGAACAACGAGGCCATTTCTATTGGAGTTGTTTGCAACGCCATTGATTTGCTCAACCGATTGGTGCAACGAAACATAACCCCCGATACGCTTACCGACCAAACTTCGGCACATGATGAGTTGGTGGGATATTTTCCAGAAAATTTGTCGGTAGAAGAAGCGAACAAACTAAGAGAAAATGACCCCGAAAAATACCGAAAATTATCGTTGCAAGGCATGTGTACACATGTAAAACTGATGTTGGAGTTGCAAAAGCGGGGAGCCATTACATTTGATTATGGAAACAATATTCGCGGACAGGCTTTGGCCAACGGTGTGCAAAATGCGTTTGATTTTCCGGGATTTGTTCCGGCATACATCCGTCCATTGTTTTGCGAGGGTTCAGGGCCTTTCCGATTTGTGGCATTGAGTGGCGATGAAAATGATATTTTTAAATTAGACCAAAAATTGAAAGAGTTGTTTCCAAACAACCAAGGTTTGATTCGTTGGTTGGATATGGCCAAAGAAAAGATTGCATTTCAAGGTCTGCCAGCTCGTATATGTTGGCTTAAAATGGGCGAACGTGAAAAAGCTGCATTGGCCTTTAACGATATGGTTAAAAATGGCGAAATATCGGCTCCAATTGTTATTGGTCGCGACCATTTGGATACTGGCTCTGTGGCTTCGCCAAACCGCGAAACGGAGGCCATGAAAGATGGAACCGATGCGGTGGCCGATTGGCCGATTTTGAATGCTCTGATAAATACCGCCGGAGGTGCAAGTTGGGTAAGTTTTCATCATGGGGGAGGGGTAGGCATGGGTTATAGCCTACATGCTGGAATGGTGATTGTGGCCGACGGAACACAGGATGCCCACGACCGATTGAGACGTGTGTTGCACAACGACCCTGCCATGGGTGTTATTCGACATGCTGATGCGGGTTATGAAATTGCCGATGAGACAGCACAAAAATTTGGGTTAAAAATCTAA
- a CDS encoding radical SAM protein: MANDKLPVMEQFYTIQGEGRFTGHAAYFIRLAGCDVGCVWCDVKESWHTDNYPKISPKELADETSKNASTIVVITGGEPAMYDLSELCNELHDVGKKVHIETSGAHELKGQFDWVTLSPKKFKPPVSSSYAVANELKIIVFNKSDFEWAKQFRKLVPKNCLLYLQPEWSKRDEMEPLIIDFVKNNPEWNISLQTHKYLDIP, encoded by the coding sequence ATGGCTAACGACAAGCTGCCCGTTATGGAGCAGTTTTACACCATTCAAGGCGAAGGTCGGTTTACGGGTCATGCCGCCTATTTTATTCGCTTGGCTGGTTGCGATGTGGGCTGTGTTTGGTGCGATGTAAAAGAAAGTTGGCACACCGATAATTATCCTAAAATTTCGCCAAAAGAACTTGCTGATGAAACCTCAAAAAATGCCTCAACTATTGTGGTGATTACTGGAGGCGAACCCGCTATGTATGACCTATCAGAACTATGCAATGAGCTGCATGACGTAGGAAAAAAAGTACATATTGAAACATCTGGAGCTCACGAATTAAAAGGCCAATTTGATTGGGTAACGTTATCACCAAAAAAATTTAAACCGCCGGTTTCTTCGAGTTATGCCGTTGCCAATGAGCTGAAAATCATCGTTTTTAACAAATCCGATTTTGAGTGGGCAAAACAATTTCGGAAACTCGTTCCAAAAAATTGTTTGCTTTATTTACAACCCGAATGGAGCAAGAGAGATGAGATGGAACCACTAATTATCGACTTCGTAAAAAACAATCCGGAATGGAATATTAGCCTGCAAACACACAAGTATTTGGACATTCCTTAA
- a CDS encoding bifunctional 5,10-methylenetetrahydrofolate dehydrogenase/5,10-methenyltetrahydrofolate cyclohydrolase, with translation MILKGKDIADQIQVEIATEVKKIVAKGMRAPHLVAILVGEDGASKTYVKNKELACEKVGFSSTLIRLPQDTTEAFLLDKIAEINEDDDIDGLIVQLPLPKHISENKVTQAIHPDKDVDGFHDVNIGKLAKGQDTYVSATPFGIMQILERYNIETKGKHCVVIGRSNIVGRPMSILMSRSGNPGNCTVTLCHSHTKDLKKYTLMADIIIVAVGIPEYLKAEMVSPGTTVIDVGITRVDANNDKGYVLKGDVEYDAVKEVAGAITPVPGGVGPMTIIGLMQNTLKSHQNKFNG, from the coding sequence ATGATTTTAAAAGGAAAAGACATAGCCGACCAAATACAAGTTGAAATAGCTACCGAGGTTAAAAAAATAGTGGCCAAAGGCATGAGAGCCCCGCATTTGGTGGCCATTTTGGTGGGTGAAGACGGTGCCAGCAAAACGTATGTAAAAAACAAAGAATTGGCCTGCGAAAAAGTTGGTTTTAGTAGCACCTTAATTCGGCTTCCGCAAGACACCACCGAAGCATTTTTATTGGATAAAATTGCCGAAATAAATGAGGATGACGACATTGACGGATTGATAGTGCAGCTACCATTACCAAAGCACATTTCTGAAAACAAGGTAACACAGGCAATTCATCCTGATAAAGATGTTGATGGTTTTCATGATGTAAACATTGGCAAACTGGCCAAAGGGCAAGACACTTATGTCAGTGCAACTCCATTTGGTATCATGCAAATATTAGAGCGATACAATATTGAAACCAAAGGCAAACACTGCGTGGTTATTGGCCGTAGCAACATTGTGGGTAGGCCAATGAGTATTTTGATGTCCCGCTCCGGAAATCCGGGCAACTGCACGGTTACACTATGTCATAGCCACACCAAAGATTTGAAAAAATATACCCTTATGGCCGATATTATTATTGTGGCCGTGGGCATACCTGAATATTTAAAAGCCGAAATGGTAAGCCCCGGAACCACGGTTATAGATGTAGGCATTACCCGAGTAGATGCCAATAATGACAAAGGCTATGTATTAAAAGGTGATGTGGAATATGATGCCGTAAAAGAAGTTGCCGGAGCCATAACTCCTGTGCCGGGAGGTGTAGGCCCTATGACTATTATTGGGTTGATGCAAAACACCTTAAAATCTCACCAAAACAAGTTTAATGGCTAA